One Turneriella parva DSM 21527 genomic region harbors:
- a CDS encoding glycoside hydrolase family 1 protein gives MLKRFRKTVIVVGSLVILNFSATIYLNVRFPNPEWDWETIDTSKIEFPKKFLWGAATSAYQIEGDLTNNNWFVWERTKQANGRDRIMRGEVAGKAANHYKLYKEDVKLIADFGLNAYRFSIEWSRIEPEEGKFDLKAIEHYRSLIRELKRRGVEPMITLHHFTDPLWFTAKGGFEKEENLKYWLRYANRMFSEYQSEVQYWSTFNEFNLYPLSGYLEGGFPPGKTDFLLSCEVTRNMLLGHIRTYESFKKASYTQKHQVGAIIAVLEARPFNRWFIMDWIAAYHEERFWMGAMLEFFQSGRYNISLPFKGSYSFNDTDGVRAMDFFGINYYTRTAAIFNPFKTPMFSRLQMSGFPKSDMGWAIYPEGLYYAVKRIAHIGVPMIITENGLADANDTQRVLFIRQHLYALSEVMKEGYDVRGYYFWSLLDNFEWLEGYDKRFGLYAVDYKTFKRTLREGSKEYQKVIKRFPGRGGS, from the coding sequence ATGCTTAAAAGATTTCGCAAAACAGTCATTGTCGTAGGTTCGCTCGTAATCCTCAATTTTTCGGCTACCATTTACCTCAACGTGCGGTTTCCCAACCCCGAATGGGACTGGGAGACCATCGATACCTCGAAGATTGAGTTTCCGAAGAAATTTCTGTGGGGCGCCGCGACCTCTGCGTACCAAATCGAAGGCGATCTCACGAACAATAACTGGTTCGTGTGGGAGCGCACCAAACAGGCCAATGGGCGCGACCGAATCATGCGCGGTGAGGTAGCCGGCAAAGCGGCGAACCACTACAAGCTTTATAAAGAAGATGTGAAACTCATCGCCGACTTTGGTCTCAATGCGTACCGGTTTTCGATAGAGTGGAGCCGCATTGAACCCGAAGAAGGTAAGTTTGACCTGAAGGCAATCGAGCACTACCGCAGCCTCATTCGTGAACTGAAGCGGCGTGGCGTCGAGCCGATGATTACCTTGCACCATTTCACTGACCCGCTGTGGTTCACGGCAAAAGGCGGCTTTGAGAAAGAAGAGAATCTGAAATACTGGCTGCGCTATGCGAACCGCATGTTCAGCGAATACCAGAGCGAGGTGCAATACTGGAGCACGTTCAACGAATTCAATCTGTATCCGCTGAGCGGGTACCTCGAGGGGGGATTTCCCCCCGGGAAAACTGACTTTTTACTCAGCTGCGAAGTCACGCGCAATATGCTGCTGGGCCATATTCGCACCTATGAAAGCTTTAAGAAAGCCTCATACACCCAGAAGCACCAGGTGGGCGCGATTATCGCCGTGCTCGAAGCAAGGCCCTTCAATCGCTGGTTCATCATGGACTGGATTGCAGCGTACCACGAAGAGCGCTTCTGGATGGGTGCTATGCTCGAGTTTTTTCAGTCCGGCCGGTACAACATCAGCCTGCCGTTCAAAGGTTCGTATTCATTCAACGACACCGACGGCGTGCGCGCGATGGATTTTTTCGGAATCAACTATTATACGAGAACCGCGGCGATATTTAATCCTTTCAAGACACCCATGTTCAGCCGTCTGCAGATGTCTGGGTTTCCCAAGAGTGATATGGGCTGGGCAATTTACCCCGAAGGCCTTTATTATGCCGTGAAACGCATCGCGCATATCGGGGTGCCGATGATCATAACCGAAAATGGGCTGGCCGATGCGAATGACACGCAGAGAGTTCTTTTCATTCGCCAGCATCTCTATGCGCTGTCAGAGGTGATGAAAGAAGGCTACGATGTGCGCGGCTATTATTTCTGGTCGCTGCTCGATAACTTCGAATGGCTCGAAGGCTATGACAAGCGCTTCGGGCTTTATGCAGTGGATTACAAGACGTTCAAACGCACTCTGCGCGAGGGTTCGAAAGAATACCAAAAGGTCATCAAACGATTTCCTGGCCGCGGAGGTAGTTAA
- a CDS encoding OmpA family protein has protein sequence MLGRLYLLAAWLIALVMGCTSIQTRQADAEFRSLVNRLQYLHNNAIEDQVMYDSVSARLKLVLDDSAVVSNYENQLLAANYVRQLMSSRCSAEVVQPETQQKGLYRYAIRMYCPNLSSPALLTLQAEGLQFFSGDAIIVTKITPIGELWFRGDFVVREFESPKPQVVIAARYRAAESLAVLKQAFGLRHNSTIRMAPGNLAIPPRGGATKRAATEAGTWEVFFAQSSSALSAQMKASLDSIKIPSGSRVQVIGHAAKTERAADDLSRDRALAILQYLKSRYPQARYRYRSFGSRKPGYPHNSPDAAKLNRRVVVRLVQK, from the coding sequence ATGCTCGGGCGACTATATCTGCTTGCGGCTTGGCTGATCGCGCTGGTAATGGGCTGCACTTCTATTCAGACGCGCCAGGCCGACGCCGAATTTCGCTCCCTGGTGAACCGGCTTCAGTACCTGCACAACAATGCGATTGAAGACCAGGTGATGTACGATTCGGTCAGCGCGCGCCTGAAGCTCGTGCTCGACGATTCTGCGGTCGTTTCAAATTATGAGAATCAACTGCTCGCCGCAAACTATGTCAGGCAGCTGATGAGCAGCAGGTGCTCGGCTGAAGTCGTGCAACCTGAAACACAGCAGAAAGGCCTTTATCGTTACGCAATCCGCATGTATTGCCCGAATCTCAGCAGCCCCGCTCTTTTGACGCTGCAGGCAGAGGGGCTGCAGTTTTTTTCGGGCGACGCCATCATCGTGACAAAAATCACCCCGATCGGCGAGTTATGGTTCAGGGGCGATTTTGTGGTACGCGAATTTGAATCGCCGAAGCCACAGGTGGTTATCGCTGCTCGGTACCGGGCGGCCGAGTCGCTCGCGGTCTTAAAGCAGGCCTTTGGGTTAAGGCATAACTCGACGATTCGTATGGCACCCGGTAATCTTGCGATTCCGCCGCGCGGGGGGGCGACAAAGCGCGCCGCCACCGAAGCCGGCACCTGGGAAGTATTCTTTGCGCAGTCTTCATCTGCTCTTTCAGCCCAGATGAAGGCGTCGCTTGATTCAATCAAAATACCCAGCGGCTCACGCGTTCAGGTTATCGGCCACGCGGCAAAAACAGAGCGGGCTGCGGATGATCTTTCGCGAGACCGGGCCCTTGCCATTTTGCAATACCTGAAGTCACGGTATCCGCAGGCGCGGTATCGCTATCGGTCATTCGGCTCGCGTAAACCCGGTTATCCGCACAATTCGCCAGACGCGGCGAAGCTCAACCGGCGAGTCGTGGTTCGTTTAGTGCAGAAATAG
- a CDS encoding DUF4139 domain-containing protein, whose amino-acid sequence MPQREYTRIDLKNPTQTIVEEERTVNLQQGTNQVEYAFSGVSVDINSIQFRPIKTPGTVRVINVNYPPGESALFWEVYSDKAGPGVFRISYLISNLQRSTAYEAVVAKDEKSLNLKAQTMVQNASGEHFASAEILSVIGKPYSGGLQQGESKKIQAFSAADVKFTKKFFFDHSVSDQVSLIYEVRNEKSAGLPEVMLPNGKARVYQEDSQGSEAFLGEDWTQETGAGQKLELKLGQAKEVKVKRSIVKRKEEVVRLPIKNHHQTIRYQIENFKDSEVPLTMVEHPGGEWVIDGIDVKEESGERDDIKERSYSADVKAERIDLDNVRLHVNVPANGREKKKLNVYVRLILKNRW is encoded by the coding sequence ATGCCACAGCGCGAGTACACGCGCATCGACCTCAAGAACCCCACGCAGACCATCGTCGAAGAAGAGCGCACGGTCAACCTGCAGCAGGGCACGAACCAGGTTGAATATGCGTTCTCAGGGGTCTCGGTCGATATCAACAGTATACAGTTTCGCCCGATCAAGACCCCCGGTACGGTGCGCGTCATCAATGTGAATTACCCCCCAGGTGAAAGCGCCCTCTTTTGGGAGGTCTATTCAGATAAAGCCGGCCCGGGGGTATTTCGTATTTCATACCTGATTTCTAACCTGCAGCGAAGTACCGCATACGAAGCTGTGGTCGCGAAAGACGAAAAGTCGCTGAACCTCAAGGCGCAGACGATGGTACAGAATGCGTCAGGTGAACATTTCGCTTCGGCAGAAATTCTGAGCGTGATCGGTAAACCCTATTCGGGCGGTCTGCAACAGGGTGAGTCGAAAAAAATTCAGGCGTTTTCGGCCGCCGATGTCAAGTTCACCAAGAAGTTCTTCTTCGACCATTCGGTGTCAGACCAGGTATCGCTGATCTATGAAGTGCGCAATGAGAAATCTGCCGGATTACCCGAAGTCATGCTGCCGAACGGCAAGGCGCGGGTCTATCAAGAAGACTCACAGGGCTCTGAGGCCTTTTTGGGTGAAGACTGGACACAAGAAACCGGCGCGGGGCAAAAGCTCGAGCTGAAGCTCGGGCAGGCGAAAGAGGTGAAGGTCAAGCGCTCTATAGTCAAGCGCAAAGAAGAGGTCGTAAGGCTGCCGATCAAAAACCACCACCAGACAATACGCTACCAGATTGAAAATTTCAAAGACAGCGAGGTGCCGCTTACCATGGTCGAGCACCCCGGCGGCGAATGGGTGATCGACGGCATCGACGTGAAAGAAGAGAGCGGGGAGCGCGATGACATCAAAGAGCGATCGTATTCTGCGGATGTTAAAGCCGAACGCATCGACCTCGACAATGTCAGGCTGCACGTCAATGTTCCCGCGAACGGGCGCGAAAAAAAGAAGCTGAACGTCTATGTACGTTTGATTCTGAAAAACCGCTGGTAA
- a CDS encoding GFA family protein, whose amino-acid sequence MTQPYTGGCACGALRYTTQHAPVFQNHCQCRDCQLRSGTGHGSYLTFASRAEMLITGEATHWQIAGDSGNIKTHAFCPTCGTPVYLTFAAMPDLIAVHAASLDEPNRFKPQVLTYAERALAWDKVDSNLQAYARMPVG is encoded by the coding sequence ATGACACAACCCTACACTGGCGGCTGCGCATGCGGTGCGCTGCGATACACAACTCAACACGCACCCGTATTTCAGAACCACTGCCAGTGCCGCGATTGCCAACTACGCAGCGGCACCGGGCATGGCTCTTACCTGACGTTTGCCTCGCGTGCCGAAATGTTAATCACCGGAGAAGCGACGCACTGGCAGATAGCTGGCGACAGCGGCAACATAAAGACTCACGCGTTTTGCCCGACCTGCGGCACACCGGTTTACCTTACGTTCGCGGCAATGCCCGATCTGATAGCGGTACACGCGGCAAGCCTCGACGAACCAAATCGCTTCAAACCGCAGGTGCTTACTTATGCTGAGCGCGCGCTAGCGTGGGACAAAGTCGATTCAAATCTTCAGGCGTACGCCCGTATGCCCGTGGGTTAG
- a CDS encoding SRPBCC family protein — MRSTPEKVFEAITKPEVTRQFWGHENISDWKPGSNWQHVRTNDERTVNLVGKVLEITPPVRLVISWASPAQAENPASYSRVTFHLEPYDDMVKLTVTHDDLEAGSGMDKGIRQGWPIVLASLKSLMETGKGIDVFAKPKPVSTGSQA, encoded by the coding sequence ATCAGGTCAACGCCCGAAAAGGTATTCGAGGCAATAACGAAACCCGAGGTTACGCGCCAATTCTGGGGCCATGAAAATATTTCTGACTGGAAACCCGGTTCAAACTGGCAACATGTGCGCACCAATGACGAGCGCACAGTGAATCTGGTCGGTAAAGTACTCGAGATCACCCCGCCGGTGCGGCTCGTTATCTCATGGGCAAGCCCGGCGCAGGCCGAAAACCCAGCGAGTTACAGCCGCGTCACATTTCACCTTGAACCTTACGACGACATGGTCAAACTAACTGTGACGCATGACGACCTTGAGGCCGGCAGCGGTATGGATAAGGGCATCAGGCAGGGCTGGCCAATCGTGCTCGCAAGCCTCAAATCTCTGATGGAAACCGGTAAAGGCATCGACGTCTTCGCCAAACCAAAGCCAGTTTCAACAGGCAGCCAAGCATGA
- a CDS encoding ArsR/SmtB family transcription factor encodes MDADNVFKALGDPTRRKLLDLLYEKNGQTLGQLCEHLEIARQSTTQHLAILEAANLVTTVWRGREKLHFINPVPLHEVYERWVRKFERQQLTLLHDLKNELEGE; translated from the coding sequence ATGGATGCCGACAATGTATTTAAAGCTCTGGGTGACCCAACACGCAGAAAGCTACTCGATTTGCTCTACGAGAAGAACGGGCAGACACTCGGCCAGCTGTGCGAGCATCTCGAAATAGCCCGGCAATCGACGACGCAGCACCTTGCGATTCTCGAGGCTGCAAACCTGGTCACAACGGTTTGGCGCGGGCGCGAAAAACTGCATTTCATCAACCCCGTGCCGCTGCACGAGGTCTATGAACGTTGGGTACGCAAGTTCGAAAGGCAACAACTGACTCTTTTGCATGATCTAAAGAATGAACTTGAAGGAGAATAA